The DNA sequence TGTCGCCCTATGAATTCATAGATCTTCCGTTTCGCCTGGAAAAGATGCCGATGGCCTTTTTTAGAATGGCCAGCTCCTCGTCCCTAATCGCCAGCTCGCGCTTCAGCTGGGAAATTTCGGCCTCCTCAGGACTCATGGCCTTTCGGCCCGCTCCGGGAAAGCTCTGCTCCATCCCCTGCTTGGAAAACTCAGACCGCCAACGATAGATCAGTTCCGGGCGAAGGCCCAGATCCCGGGCAAGTACGACTATGTTGTCGCAGGTATAGCTCATTTCTACCGTCTTGAGCTTAAAAGTGCGGTCATACCGTCCTCTTGAATTTGCCATAACAATCAATCATTTATGGGTTAACTGACTGTCCACGAAAAGGTATACACTCCATACCATGCTTTTGTGGTTATAATCATCGCGATGGAGATAGCCCACGTAGGGATCAATGCCAGCGATGATTAGGGATTTTTCAACCAGGCCATACAGCAT is a window from the Pontibacter sp. G13 genome containing:
- a CDS encoding transposase, producing the protein MANSRGRYDRTFKLKTVEMSYTCDNIVVLARDLGLRPELIYRWRSEFSKQGMEQSFPGAGRKAMSPEEAEISQLKRELAIRDEELAILKKAIGIFSRRNGRSMNS